A stretch of Schistocerca cancellata isolate TAMUIC-IGC-003103 chromosome 3, iqSchCanc2.1, whole genome shotgun sequence DNA encodes these proteins:
- the LOC126176239 gene encoding alpha-2 adrenergic receptor-like, whose translation MDEARATAGNSSSQEDDDPLGGYYLLWNLSALALSSPEADNSTNTTANSTLFIVDSLFPSGYSLPHIILASIVVTVLMIIVVVGNMLVIIAIATEKALKNIQNWFIASLAVADFFLGLIIMPFSLANEIMGYWIFGNWWCDVHSAMDVLLCTASIMNLCLISLDRYWSITQAVDYLKKRTPVRAAIMIALVWLLSGLVCIPPLLGWKVDRPVEEFPKCQRLNQHRGLGAQSPVRRARAVRRQPRAKSGARRRPWKLANPRCRTPSPGHLFLLRLPAAFTNAYT comes from the exons ATGGACGAGGCGAGAGCGACCGCCGGGAACTCCTCTTCCCAGGAGGACGACGACCCGCTGGGCGGCTACTACCTGCTGTGGAACCTGTCCGCGTTGGCCCTCTCCTCTCCGGAGGCAGACAACTCTACCAACACCACCGCCAACAGCACCCTTTTCATCGTCGACTCCCTCTTCCCCAGTGGGTATTCCCTGCCGCACATCATCCTTGCCTCGATCGTCGTCACGGTGCTCAtgatcatcgtcgtcgtcggcaaCATGCTGGTCATTATTGCCATCGCGACAGAGAAGGCCCTGAAGAACATCCAGAACTGGTTCATCGCGTCGCTGGCCGTCGCGGACTTCTTCCTGGGTCTCATCATCATGCCGTTCTCGCTGGCAAACGAGATCATGGGCTACTGGATCTTCGGCAACTGGTGGTGTGACGTGCACAGCGCCATGGACGTGCTGCTGTGCACGGCGTCCATCATGAACCTGTGCCTCATCTCGCTGGACCGCTACTGGTCCATCACGCAGGCCGTCGACTACCTGAAGAAGCGCACGCCGGTCCGCGCTGCCATCATGATCGCTCTCGTCTGGCTGCTGTCTGGCCTCGTCTGCATCCCTCCTCTGCTCGGCTGGAAGGTCGACCGGCCCGTCGAGGAGTTCCCCAAGTGCCAG AGGCTGAACCAGCACCGCGGCCTCGGCGCACAGTCCCCAGTTCGCCGGGCCCGGGCGGTGCGGCGGCAGCCAAGGGCGAAGTCTGGCGCCCGGCGCCGCCCCTGGAAGCTAGCCAACCCGCGCTGCCGCACACCGAGTCCCGGACACTTGTTCCTCCTGCGGCTGCCGGCCGCCTTCACCAACGCATATACGTAG